One region of Xylanimonas ulmi genomic DNA includes:
- the yidC gene encoding membrane protein insertase YidC → MGFFDPILAPIMWVVSWVLYGSHWVFAHIGFGPGPGYAWVLAIVALTVIMRAAMIPLFVKQIKASRGMQIMQPELQAVQKKYKGKTDPASREAMTRETMELYKKHGTNPFASCLPILLQSPIFFALFRVLSNLQPIARGDHFDRMWSFGPIDQSVAADFEASSLFGAHLSEVFLQTESMAARVVVIVLIVAMSATTFTTQRQLTMKNMPKAALEGPMANMQKTMLYVLPLVFAVSGVNFPVGVLIYWTVTNIWSMGQQFYTIKRMPAPGSEAERALKERQARKLAAKGIVPEVAPEEEKPKPSGQRVQPQRKNRKKKG, encoded by the coding sequence ATGGGCTTCTTTGACCCGATCCTCGCCCCCATCATGTGGGTGGTGTCCTGGGTCCTGTACGGATCCCACTGGGTGTTCGCCCACATCGGGTTCGGCCCCGGACCCGGCTACGCGTGGGTGCTCGCGATCGTCGCGCTCACAGTGATCATGCGAGCGGCGATGATCCCGCTGTTCGTCAAGCAGATCAAGGCCTCACGCGGCATGCAGATCATGCAGCCCGAGTTGCAGGCGGTCCAGAAGAAGTACAAGGGCAAGACGGACCCGGCGTCTCGCGAGGCCATGACCCGCGAGACGATGGAGCTCTACAAGAAGCACGGGACGAACCCGTTCGCCTCCTGCCTGCCGATCCTGCTGCAGTCACCGATCTTCTTCGCGCTGTTCCGCGTGCTCAGCAACCTCCAGCCCATCGCCCGGGGCGACCACTTCGACAGGATGTGGTCGTTCGGACCGATCGATCAGTCCGTCGCCGCGGACTTCGAGGCGTCGAGCCTCTTCGGGGCTCACCTGTCCGAGGTCTTCCTGCAGACCGAGAGCATGGCCGCCCGCGTCGTCGTGATCGTGCTCATCGTCGCGATGTCGGCGACGACGTTCACCACGCAGCGCCAGCTGACAATGAAGAACATGCCGAAGGCCGCCCTCGAGGGCCCGATGGCGAACATGCAGAAGACCATGCTGTATGTGCTGCCGCTGGTCTTCGCGGTGTCGGGCGTCAACTTCCCGGTGGGTGTGCTCATCTACTGGACCGTGACGAACATCTGGTCGATGGGCCAGCAGTTCTACACCATCAAGCGCATGCCGGCGCCGGGGTCGGAGGCAGAGCGCGCGCTCAAGGAGCGTCAGGCGCGCAAGCTCGCCGCGAAGGGCATCGTGCCCGAGGTGGCTCCCGAGGAGGAGAAGCCCAAGCCGAGCGGCCAGCGGGTGCAGCCTCAGCGCAAGAACCGCAAGAAGAAGGGCTGA
- the yidD gene encoding membrane protein insertion efficiency factor YidD, whose product MRIESIRDIPASVLVGMIRVYQVVVSPMTGPTCKYYPSCSHYAVVAIRTHGALRGTGLALWRILRCNPWSLGGVDDVPPSRRTVLPVDGATNTGAQAGVATQTHQH is encoded by the coding sequence ATGAGGATCGAGAGCATTCGCGACATCCCCGCCAGCGTGCTGGTGGGGATGATCCGCGTCTACCAGGTCGTGGTCTCCCCGATGACGGGGCCGACCTGCAAGTACTACCCGTCCTGCTCCCACTACGCCGTTGTGGCGATCCGCACGCACGGTGCGCTGCGGGGGACTGGGCTGGCGCTTTGGCGCATCCTGCGCTGCAACCCGTGGAGCCTTGGTGGGGTGGACGACGTGCCGCCATCGCGCCGCACCGTTCTTCCCGTGGACGGCGCGACCAACACCGGCGCACAGGCTGGCGTAGCCACGCAGACGCACCAGCACTGA
- the rnpA gene encoding ribonuclease P protein component: MLPSAHRLRRPAEFGRAVRKGTRAGRSTVVVHLLVDNEGDAAPLVGFVVSKAVGNSVQRNRVKRRLRAIVRSVIADGAGLPAHARVVVRALPAAGSATFTELSRDVVTACERASERAGRRAAAVSTP; this comes from the coding sequence GTGCTGCCCTCGGCGCACCGGCTTCGTCGTCCCGCTGAGTTCGGGCGGGCGGTGCGCAAGGGCACGCGTGCAGGACGGTCGACCGTGGTGGTGCACCTCCTTGTGGACAACGAGGGGGATGCGGCGCCACTGGTCGGCTTCGTCGTCTCGAAGGCGGTGGGCAACTCCGTGCAGCGCAACCGCGTCAAGCGCCGACTGCGCGCGATCGTGCGGTCGGTCATTGCCGACGGCGCAGGACTGCCCGCGCACGCGCGCGTCGTCGTGCGCGCCCTTCCGGCGGCCGGCTCGGCGACCTTCACGGAGTTGAGCCGCGACGTCGTGACCGCCTGCGAGAGGGCATCGGAGCGCGCCGGACGCCGTGCCGCTGCGGTGAGCACCCCATGA
- the rpmH gene encoding 50S ribosomal protein L34: MSKRTFQPNNRRRAKTHGFRLRMRTRAGRAILAARRRKGRTELSA, translated from the coding sequence GTGAGCAAGCGGACCTTCCAGCCGAACAACCGCCGTCGCGCGAAGACCCACGGCTTCCGGCTGCGCATGCGCACCCGTGCCGGCCGCGCGATCCTCGCTGCGCGCCGCCGCAAGGGCCGCACCGAGCTGTCCGCCTGA
- the dnaA gene encoding chromosomal replication initiator protein DnaA encodes MADEDITQIWAQTLDVLAQRPDITARQLAFVRLAKPMAVVNDTAFIAVPHEQTRTYLETSVRDQLISSMSSVLGHDVRFGITVDPELSGESLAGPTQDYIEPEQVDEPPAVLPVPELPTPGRKSAETTRLNTRYVFETFVIGSSNRFAHAAAVAVAEAPAKAYNPLFIYGDSGLGKTHLLHAIGHYAHNLYPHVRVRYVNSEEFTNDFINSIGDNKQGAFQRRYRDVDVLLIDDIQFLQGKEQTMEEFFHTFNALHNANKQVVITSDVPPKQLNGFEDRLRSRFEWGLITDVQPPDLETRIAILRKKAANERLDVPQEVLSYIGSRISTNIRELEGALIRVTAFANLNRQQVDLPLAEIVLRDLIVDDDPAEVTPAMVIAQTAAYFGLTIEDLCGSSRSRVLVTARQIAMYLCRELTDLSLPKIGHQFGGRDHTTVMHANRKIAGQMAERRSTYNQVTELTSRIRQQHRG; translated from the coding sequence GTGGCGGACGAGGACATCACCCAGATCTGGGCTCAGACCCTCGACGTGCTCGCGCAGCGGCCTGACATCACGGCCCGCCAGCTCGCGTTCGTCCGCCTCGCCAAGCCCATGGCGGTGGTCAACGACACGGCGTTCATCGCCGTCCCCCACGAGCAGACGCGCACGTACCTGGAGACCAGCGTCCGCGACCAGCTCATCTCCTCCATGTCGTCGGTGCTGGGCCACGACGTCCGCTTCGGCATCACGGTCGACCCGGAGCTCAGCGGTGAGAGCCTCGCCGGCCCCACTCAGGACTACATCGAGCCCGAGCAGGTCGATGAGCCGCCGGCCGTGCTGCCCGTCCCCGAACTGCCCACGCCCGGCCGCAAGTCGGCCGAGACAACGCGGCTGAACACCCGCTACGTGTTTGAGACGTTCGTCATCGGCTCCTCCAACCGGTTCGCGCACGCGGCCGCGGTCGCGGTGGCGGAGGCCCCGGCCAAGGCGTACAACCCCTTGTTCATCTATGGCGACTCCGGGCTGGGCAAGACCCACCTGCTGCACGCCATCGGGCACTACGCGCACAACCTGTACCCCCACGTGCGGGTGCGCTACGTGAACTCCGAGGAGTTCACCAACGACTTCATCAACAGCATCGGCGACAACAAGCAGGGCGCCTTCCAGCGCCGGTACCGCGACGTCGACGTCCTGCTCATCGACGACATCCAGTTCCTTCAGGGCAAGGAGCAGACGATGGAGGAGTTCTTCCACACCTTCAACGCGCTGCACAACGCCAACAAGCAGGTCGTGATCACCTCCGACGTGCCGCCCAAGCAGCTCAACGGCTTCGAGGACCGCCTGCGCTCGCGCTTCGAGTGGGGCCTGATCACCGACGTCCAGCCGCCGGACCTGGAGACGCGCATCGCGATCCTGCGCAAGAAGGCCGCCAACGAGCGGCTGGACGTGCCCCAGGAGGTCCTGAGCTACATCGGCTCGCGCATCTCGACCAACATCCGCGAGCTGGAGGGCGCCCTGATCCGCGTCACGGCGTTCGCCAACCTCAACCGCCAGCAGGTGGACCTGCCGCTCGCCGAGATCGTGCTGCGTGACCTCATCGTCGACGACGACCCCGCCGAGGTCACCCCCGCAATGGTCATCGCACAGACCGCCGCGTACTTCGGCCTGACGATCGAGGACCTGTGCGGCAGCTCGCGCTCGCGCGTCCTGGTCACGGCCCGCCAGATCGCCATGTACCTGTGCCGCGAGCTCACCGACCTCTCGCTGCCCAAGATCGGCCACCAGTTCGGCGGCCGCGACCACACCACGGTCATGCACGCCAACCGGAAGATCGCCGGCCAGATGGCCGAGCGCCGCTCGACGTACAACCAGGTCACCGAGCTCACCAGCCGCATCCGTCAGCAGCACCGCGGATAG
- the dnaN gene encoding DNA polymerase III subunit beta encodes MKFRVDRDVLADAVTWTARTLPTRPPAPVLAGVRIEADTTGVISLASFDYEVSARSEIPAEVAEPGSVLVSGRLLADIARALPHKPVDVTLDGTKVVVTCGASRFTLLTMPVEDYPTLPQMPELSGTVSGDALTLAVAQVSVAASRDETLPLLTGVRMEIEGERITLLSTDRYRLALRELTWTPATPGYSAVALVKAKTLTDVAKSLGAGGGLVNIGLSTGSGLDLVGFEAGGRHTTSQLVDGDYPAVRRLFPESTPIHAVVPTQALIDAARRVALVAERNTPIRLAFTEGQVVLDAGQGDDAQASEALEAVLVGEDITVAFNPQFLLDGLSALGTDFVRLSFTHPNKPVEFTGQESLDGEDSAEYRYLLVPIRFAG; translated from the coding sequence ATGAAGTTCCGGGTCGACCGTGACGTCCTGGCAGATGCCGTGACCTGGACCGCGCGCACGCTTCCCACGCGCCCACCCGCGCCGGTGCTCGCCGGGGTCCGGATCGAGGCGGACACCACCGGCGTGATCAGCCTGGCGAGCTTTGACTACGAGGTCTCGGCGCGCTCGGAGATTCCCGCCGAGGTCGCCGAGCCGGGCAGCGTGCTCGTCTCGGGCCGCCTGCTGGCCGACATCGCGCGCGCCCTGCCCCACAAGCCGGTCGACGTCACGCTGGATGGCACCAAGGTCGTCGTGACCTGCGGCGCCTCGCGCTTCACCCTCCTGACGATGCCCGTCGAGGACTACCCGACGCTGCCCCAGATGCCCGAGCTCAGCGGGACCGTCTCCGGTGACGCGCTCACGCTCGCGGTCGCGCAGGTCTCGGTCGCGGCGAGCCGTGACGAGACGCTGCCGCTGCTGACGGGCGTGCGCATGGAGATCGAGGGCGAGCGCATCACGCTGCTGTCGACCGACCGCTACCGCCTCGCGCTGCGCGAGCTGACCTGGACGCCGGCGACCCCCGGATACTCGGCGGTCGCGCTGGTCAAGGCCAAGACGCTCACCGACGTCGCCAAGTCGCTCGGCGCGGGTGGCGGCCTCGTCAACATCGGGTTGTCCACAGGCTCGGGCCTCGACCTGGTCGGCTTCGAGGCTGGGGGCCGTCACACGACGTCGCAGCTCGTCGACGGCGACTACCCCGCCGTGCGCCGCCTGTTCCCCGAGTCGACCCCGATCCACGCCGTCGTGCCGACCCAGGCGCTCATCGACGCGGCCCGCCGGGTCGCCCTCGTCGCCGAGCGCAACACGCCCATCCGCCTCGCGTTCACCGAGGGCCAGGTCGTGCTCGACGCCGGCCAGGGCGACGACGCGCAGGCGTCGGAGGCGCTGGAGGCCGTGCTGGTCGGCGAGGACATCACCGTCGCGTTCAACCCGCAGTTCCTGCTCGACGGACTCTCGGCCCTCGGCACCGACTTCGTCCGCCTGTCGTTCACGCACCCCAACAAGCCTGTCGAGTTCACGGGACAGGAGTCCCTCGACGGCGAGGACTCCGCCGAGTACCGGTATCTGCTCGTGCCGATCCGCTTCGCGGGCTGA
- the gnd gene encoding phosphogluconate dehydrogenase (NAD(+)-dependent, decarboxylating) — MVSHIGLVGLGKMGHNMRARLRRGGIEVTGFDPRPEVTDVATLEALVEALPSGKRVVWVMVPAGEPTRGVLAELGKVLTSGDIVIEGGNSHYVEDQERAAELAEKGVGYVDVGVSGGVWGLENGYGLMAGGSSEDIEALMPVFDALRPEGPRAEGFVHAGPVGAGHFAKMVHNGIEYGLMQAYAEGYELLAAKDLITDVHGTFKAWQRGTVVRSWLLDLMVRALEDDPKLAKLDDWVEDSGEGRWTVDEAIAAAVPLPVISAALFARFASRQEASPAMKAVAALRQQFGGHAVKSAQ; from the coding sequence ATGGTCAGCCACATCGGTCTCGTCGGCCTCGGCAAGATGGGTCACAACATGCGTGCCCGTCTGCGCCGGGGAGGCATCGAGGTCACGGGCTTCGACCCCCGGCCCGAGGTGACCGACGTTGCGACGCTTGAGGCGCTGGTGGAGGCCCTGCCGTCGGGCAAGCGCGTGGTGTGGGTCATGGTTCCGGCCGGCGAGCCGACCCGTGGGGTTCTCGCGGAGCTCGGGAAGGTCCTGACCAGCGGTGACATCGTCATCGAGGGCGGCAACTCGCACTACGTCGAGGACCAGGAGCGGGCCGCCGAGCTCGCCGAGAAGGGCGTCGGCTACGTCGACGTCGGCGTCTCGGGCGGCGTGTGGGGTCTGGAGAACGGCTACGGCCTTATGGCCGGCGGCTCGAGCGAGGACATCGAGGCGCTCATGCCCGTGTTCGACGCGCTGCGGCCCGAGGGTCCGCGCGCGGAGGGCTTTGTGCACGCCGGACCCGTCGGCGCCGGCCACTTCGCCAAGATGGTCCACAACGGCATCGAGTACGGCCTCATGCAGGCCTACGCCGAGGGTTACGAGCTGCTCGCCGCCAAGGACCTGATCACCGACGTCCACGGCACCTTCAAGGCGTGGCAGCGCGGCACCGTGGTGCGCTCCTGGCTGCTGGACCTCATGGTCCGGGCGCTGGAGGACGACCCCAAGCTCGCCAAGCTCGACGACTGGGTCGAGGACTCGGGCGAGGGACGCTGGACGGTCGACGAGGCGATCGCCGCGGCCGTGCCGCTGCCCGTCATCTCGGCCGCGCTGTTCGCGCGCTTCGCCTCGCGCCAGGAGGCGTCGCCCGCGATGAAGGCCGTGGCGGCCTTGCGCCAGCAGTTCGGCGGCCACGCGGTCAAGTCCGCGCAGTGA
- the recF gene encoding DNA replication/repair protein RecF (All proteins in this family for which functions are known are DNA-binding proteins that assist the filamentation of RecA onto DNA for the initiation of recombination or recombinational repair.) — protein MYVSHLSLLDFRSYASADVELEPGPNAFVGRNGQGKTNLVEAIGYVATLGSHRVASDAPLVRAGAERAVVRTRVVRGDRASTIELEITPGRANRARINRGQLGRARDVLGILRTVLFAPEDLALVKGDPDGRRRLLDQLVVQLLPRAAGLLSDYERVVRQRSALLKSLRGLRAAGRSADLATLEVWDARAAHLGGQILAMRLQLVQALRPQVRAAYAQVSDSDGEAELGYRASLDAFAADDGAPSSLSAPTGVSGAGLLPDDAAAPVASADDLERALLEGMGAARGREVERGVSLIGPHRDDLVLTLGALPAKGYASHGESWSFALALRLASFHLLGGDAPLLRGEGESASGAPSSFWIPDHGVDGDPVLVLDDVFAELDVRRRERLAELVAPARQVLVTAAVPEDVPPGLMATRFEVTSGRVARAA, from the coding sequence ATGTACGTCTCGCACCTGTCGCTCCTGGACTTCCGCTCGTACGCGTCCGCCGACGTCGAGCTGGAGCCCGGGCCGAACGCGTTCGTCGGGCGCAACGGGCAGGGCAAGACGAACCTGGTCGAGGCCATCGGCTACGTCGCGACTCTCGGCTCGCACCGTGTGGCGAGTGACGCGCCGCTGGTGCGGGCGGGCGCGGAGCGCGCCGTCGTGCGCACGCGTGTGGTCCGCGGCGACCGGGCCTCGACCATCGAGCTGGAGATCACTCCGGGCCGCGCCAACCGCGCGCGCATCAACCGCGGCCAGCTCGGCCGGGCGCGTGACGTGCTGGGCATCTTGCGCACCGTGCTGTTCGCCCCGGAGGACCTGGCGTTGGTCAAGGGCGACCCCGACGGGCGCCGCCGACTGCTCGACCAACTGGTGGTGCAACTGCTGCCGCGCGCCGCGGGCCTGCTGAGCGACTACGAGCGGGTGGTGCGCCAGCGCTCGGCTCTGCTCAAGTCGTTGCGCGGGCTGCGCGCCGCGGGGCGTAGCGCCGATCTGGCCACGCTGGAGGTGTGGGACGCGCGGGCGGCCCACCTCGGGGGGCAGATCCTGGCCATGCGCCTGCAACTCGTCCAGGCGTTGCGCCCTCAGGTGCGCGCCGCGTACGCGCAGGTCAGCGACTCGGACGGCGAGGCTGAGCTGGGTTACCGGGCGAGCCTGGACGCGTTTGCCGCCGACGACGGCGCGCCGAGCAGCCTGAGCGCGCCGACCGGCGTGAGCGGCGCCGGGCTGCTGCCCGACGACGCGGCCGCGCCCGTGGCCTCGGCGGACGACCTGGAGCGGGCCTTGCTCGAGGGGATGGGCGCCGCGCGCGGCCGCGAGGTCGAGCGCGGGGTCAGCCTGATCGGCCCGCACCGTGACGACCTGGTGCTCACGCTCGGCGCCTTGCCCGCGAAGGGCTACGCGAGCCATGGTGAGTCGTGGTCGTTCGCGCTCGCGCTGCGTCTGGCGTCCTTCCACCTGCTCGGCGGTGACGCGCCGCTGCTGCGCGGGGAGGGCGAGAGCGCGTCAGGTGCGCCGTCGTCGTTCTGGATCCCGGACCACGGCGTCGACGGCGATCCGGTGCTGGTGCTCGACGACGTCTTCGCCGAGCTCGACGTGCGCCGCCGTGAGCGGCTCGCCGAGCTCGTGGCGCCCGCGCGGCAGGTGCTGGTCACCGCGGCGGTGCCTGAGGACGTGCCGCCGGGTCTGATGGCCACGCGCTTCGAGGTGACGAGCGGAAGGGTCGCCCGTGCGGCCTGA
- a CDS encoding DUF721 domain-containing protein has protein sequence MPPTPPAEVARAALNRARAAARAKGLRPGSPARRSPLAEPRTSGAGPTARDPQLLSDVVGRLMRDKGWRDEVSVGGVVGRWREVVGDQVADHCAPETFEDKVLVVRASSTAWATQVRLLVPTLLRRLGEEVGEGVVEDVKVLGPAGPGFRRGPRSVRGGRGPRDTWG, from the coding sequence GTGCCGCCGACGCCGCCTGCTGAGGTCGCTCGGGCGGCGCTCAACCGCGCCCGTGCGGCGGCGCGCGCCAAGGGGCTGCGCCCGGGATCGCCGGCGCGCCGCTCACCGCTCGCCGAGCCGCGCACCTCGGGCGCCGGCCCGACGGCGCGTGACCCGCAACTGCTGTCCGACGTCGTCGGGCGGCTCATGCGCGACAAGGGCTGGCGCGACGAGGTCTCGGTCGGCGGCGTCGTCGGGCGCTGGCGCGAGGTCGTCGGCGATCAGGTGGCCGACCACTGCGCGCCCGAGACGTTCGAGGACAAGGTGCTGGTGGTGCGTGCGAGCTCGACGGCGTGGGCCACGCAGGTGAGGCTGTTGGTCCCGACTCTGCTGCGGCGGTTGGGCGAGGAGGTCGGCGAGGGCGTGGTCGAGGACGTCAAGGTGCTCGGCCCGGCGGGGCCGGGATTCCGTCGCGGCCCGCGGTCGGTGCGCGGGGGCCGTGGACCGCGTGACACCTGGGGATGA
- the gyrB gene encoding DNA topoisomerase (ATP-hydrolyzing) subunit B, translating to MANRNDGGYDAGNITVLEGLEAVRKRPGMYIGSTGERGLHHLVYEVVDNSVDEALAGYADTIDVTLLADGGVRVVDNGRGIPVAVHPTEGRPTVEVVMTILHAGGKFGGGGYAVSGGLHGVGISVVNALSTRVVTEVARDGYRWRMEFGDGGHPTTELERLDPTQETGTTQTFWADPTIFETTEFDFETLRARFQQMAFLNKGLTIKLTDERAGHAEVQDEVVGSAEHPARPHQDAEGVVVADHDDDPSTPPVRTVTYRYDGGLTDYVKHLNAGKKVDLVHPEVIDFEAEDTERRISVEVAMQWTSAYSESVHTYANTISTTEGGTHEEGFRAAMTTLVNSYARDKAILKEKDDNLTGDDIREGLTAVVSVKLGEPQFEGQTKTKLGNTEAKTFVQRVVREQLTDWFDSHPSEARDVIRKAISASQARIAARKAREATRRKGILSSGGMPGKLKDCQSNRAEECEVYIVEGDSAGGSAVRGRNPHNQAILPIRGKILNVERARLDKALSNQEVQSLITAFGTGIGEDFDLSKLRYHKIILMADADVDGQHIATLLLTLLFRYMRPLIEHGYVYLAMPPLYRIKWSNAPHDYVYSDKERDAFVRDGLAAGKRMPKDKGIQRYKGLGEMDYQELWETTMDPDVRTLRQVTMDDAAAADEIFSMLMGEDVESRRSFIQRNAKDVRFLDI from the coding sequence GTGGCGAATCGGAACGACGGCGGATACGACGCCGGGAACATCACCGTCCTGGAAGGTCTCGAGGCCGTCCGCAAGCGTCCGGGCATGTACATCGGCTCCACGGGTGAGCGCGGCCTGCACCACCTGGTCTACGAGGTGGTCGACAACTCGGTCGACGAGGCGCTGGCCGGCTACGCCGACACCATCGACGTGACGCTCCTGGCCGACGGCGGTGTGCGCGTGGTCGACAACGGCCGCGGCATCCCCGTCGCGGTCCACCCCACCGAGGGCAGGCCGACGGTCGAGGTCGTCATGACGATCCTGCACGCCGGCGGCAAGTTCGGCGGCGGCGGTTACGCCGTCTCGGGCGGTCTGCACGGCGTCGGCATCTCGGTGGTCAACGCCCTGTCGACGCGTGTGGTCACCGAGGTCGCGCGCGACGGCTACCGCTGGCGCATGGAGTTCGGCGACGGCGGGCACCCCACGACCGAGCTCGAGCGGCTCGATCCCACGCAGGAGACGGGCACGACCCAGACCTTCTGGGCCGATCCGACGATCTTCGAGACCACCGAGTTCGACTTCGAGACGCTGCGCGCCCGCTTCCAGCAGATGGCGTTCCTCAACAAGGGCCTGACCATCAAGCTCACCGACGAGCGCGCCGGGCACGCCGAGGTACAGGACGAGGTCGTCGGCAGCGCCGAGCACCCGGCGCGCCCCCACCAGGACGCCGAGGGCGTCGTCGTCGCCGATCACGACGACGACCCGTCGACTCCCCCGGTGCGCACGGTCACCTACCGCTACGACGGCGGCCTGACCGACTACGTCAAGCACCTCAACGCGGGCAAGAAGGTCGACCTGGTCCACCCCGAGGTCATCGACTTCGAGGCCGAGGACACCGAGCGGCGCATCTCGGTCGAGGTGGCGATGCAGTGGACCAGCGCGTACAGCGAGTCGGTCCACACCTACGCCAACACCATCTCGACCACCGAGGGCGGCACGCACGAGGAGGGCTTCCGCGCGGCCATGACCACGCTGGTCAACTCCTACGCGCGCGACAAGGCGATCCTCAAAGAGAAGGACGACAACCTCACGGGTGACGACATCCGCGAGGGGCTCACCGCCGTCGTCTCGGTCAAGCTGGGCGAGCCCCAGTTCGAGGGCCAGACCAAGACCAAGCTCGGCAACACCGAGGCGAAGACGTTCGTGCAGCGCGTGGTGCGCGAGCAGCTCACGGACTGGTTCGACTCGCACCCCAGCGAGGCCAGGGACGTCATCCGCAAGGCCATCTCGGCCTCGCAGGCGCGCATCGCGGCCCGCAAGGCGCGCGAGGCCACGCGCCGCAAGGGCATCCTGTCCAGCGGCGGCATGCCCGGAAAGCTCAAGGACTGCCAGTCGAACCGCGCCGAGGAGTGCGAGGTCTACATCGTCGAGGGTGACTCGGCGGGCGGCTCGGCGGTGCGCGGGCGCAACCCGCACAACCAGGCGATCTTGCCCATCCGCGGCAAGATCCTCAACGTCGAGCGCGCGCGGCTCGACAAGGCGCTGTCGAACCAGGAGGTCCAGTCCCTCATCACGGCGTTCGGCACCGGCATCGGCGAGGACTTTGACCTGTCCAAGCTGCGGTACCACAAGATCATCCTCATGGCCGACGCCGACGTCGACGGTCAGCACATCGCGACGCTGCTGCTCACGCTGCTGTTCCGCTACATGCGCCCGCTCATCGAGCACGGATACGTCTACCTCGCGATGCCGCCGCTGTACCGCATCAAGTGGTCGAACGCGCCGCACGACTACGTGTACTCCGACAAGGAGCGCGACGCGTTCGTGCGCGACGGCCTCGCGGCCGGCAAGCGCATGCCGAAGGACAAGGGCATCCAGCGTTACAAGGGTCTGGGCGAGATGGACTACCAGGAGCTGTGGGAGACCACCATGGACCCCGACGTGCGCACGCTGCGCCAGGTCACCATGGACGACGCCGCCGCGGCCGACGAGATCTTCTCGATGCTGATGGGCGAGGACGTCGAGTCGCGCCGCAGCTTCATCCAGCGCAACGCCAAGGACGTCCGCTTCCTCGACATCTAG